The following proteins come from a genomic window of Chionomys nivalis chromosome 9, mChiNiv1.1, whole genome shotgun sequence:
- the LOC130881472 gene encoding putative zinc finger protein 56, with translation MALKGQVLFKDVCVTFTQKEWQLLDAAQRRLYREVMLETYRHLQAVGCSVTKPELICKLEQGEGPWESPGRSLSVKANLTEHQRTQTGEKPYKCSECGKSFCQKSALKIHQRTHTGEKPFKCPECGKTFCVKSNLTQHQRTHTGEKPYKCSECWRSFCVKSNLVVHQRTHTGEKPYKCPECGKTFYEKSALTKHERIHTGEKPYECSECKKSFSQRSALTKHQRKTHKKKASSGSLHGQTPEPTSEAR, from the exons ATGGCCCTGAAG GGACAAGTGttgttcaaagatgtgtgtgtgACCTTCACTCAGAAGGAATGGCAGTTGCTGGATGCTGCCCAGAGGCGCCTGTACAGGGaggtgatgctggagacctacaggcACCTGCAAGCCGTGG GCTGTAGTGTAACCAAACCTGAGCTGATATGCAAGTTGGAACAGGGAGAAGGTCCTTGGGAATCTCCAGGTCGCAGCCTCTCAG TGAAGGCAAACCTCACTGAACACCAGAGGACTCAAACCGGAGAGAAACCGTACAAGTGCAGCGAGTGTGGGAAGTCGTTCTGCCAAAAATCCGCCCTCAAGATACACCAGAGAACCCACACAGGGGAGAAACCTTTCAAGTGTCCCGAGTGTGGGAAAACCTTCTGCGTGAAATCAAACCTGACACAGCACCAAAGGACTCACACCGGGGAGAAGCCGTACAAATGCAGCGAGTGCTGGCGATCTTTCTGTGTCAAGTCCAACCTCGTCGTGCATCAGAGAACCCACACAGGAGAGAAGCCCTACAAGTGTCCCGAGTGTGGGAAAACCTTCTATGAGAAATCTGCCCTCACCAAGCACGAGCGGATTCACACCGGGGAAAAGCCCTACGAGTGCAGCGAATGCAAGAAAAGCTTCAGCCAGAGGTCAGCCCTTACCAAGCATCAGAGAAAAACTCACAAGAAGAAAGCATCTTCCGGTAGCCTTCACGGGCAGACACCAGAACCGACCAGCGAAGCTCGCTGA